The Lycium ferocissimum isolate CSIRO_LF1 chromosome 1, AGI_CSIRO_Lferr_CH_V1, whole genome shotgun sequence genome includes a region encoding these proteins:
- the LOC132066447 gene encoding small ribosomal subunit protein uS19, with amino-acid sequence MADVEADVTAGQPRKRTFKKFSYRGVDLDALLDMSTDELVKLFNARPRRRFQRGLKRKPMALIKKLRKAKREAPPGEKPEPVKTHLRNMIIVPEMIGSVIGIYNGKTFNQIEVKPEMIGHYLAEFSISYKPVKHGRPGIGATHSSRFIPLK; translated from the exons TGACGGCAGGACAGCCAAGGAAGAGAACATTTAAGAAGTTCAGTTACAGAGGAGTCGATCTCGATGCTCTTCTCGATATGTCTACTGATGAACTCGTTAAGCTCTTCAATGCTCGTCCTCGTAGAAG GTTTCAAAGAGGTTTGAAGAGGAAGCCAATGGCACTGATCAAGAAGCTGAGGAAGGCG AAACGTGAGGCTCCACCGGGTGAAAAGCCAGAGCCTGTCAAGACTCACCTGAGGAACATGATTATCGTTCCTGAAATGATTGGAAGTGTTATCGGAATTTACAATGGAAAAACTTTCAATCAGATCGAAGTCAAGCCTGAGATGATTGGCCACTATCTGGCCGAGTTCTCCATCTCGTATAAGCCGGTCAAGCATGGTAGACCCGGTATTGGTGCTACTCACTCGTCAAGGTTCATACCGCTAAAGTGA
- the LOC132066203 gene encoding transcription factor bHLH92-like — translation MEEFFQFSWFDNDEANFVVNQSAFVSFREQPIEGFGVFGYGSNVSANHQNMNKRMMEFLKKNCSPKNGEMKMEREKGQKHMIKERIRREKQKQSYLALHKLLPMGTKGEKNAIVQTATQRIQELQKYKENLKKRNDELQMILAESEKEEFEKANIKAKVSYPISGVDSMLEVLKCLKNCGTKANAIQSSFSQQEFSTMIEIETKSGAAELEKVVQNTLLEAERNFRAHWQPMTM, via the exons ATGGAAGAGTTCTTTCAATTTTCTTGGTTTGATAATGATGAAGCTAATTTTGTGGTGAACCAAAGTGCTTTTGTGAGTTTTAGAGAACAACCAATTGAAGGATTTGGAGTTTTTGGCTATGGAAGTAATGTATCGGCGAATCATCAGAACATGAACAAGAGGATGATGGAGTTCTTGAAGAAGAATTGCAGTCCcaaaaatggagaaatgaaaatgGAAAGAGAGAAAGGTCAGAAACACATGATTAAAGAGAGGATTAGAAGAGAAAAGCAGAAGCAGAGTTATTTGGCCTTGCATAAATTGCTTCCTATGGGAACTAAG GGTGAGAAGAATGCAATAGTCCAAACAGCAACACAGAGAATTCAAGAGCTGCAAAAATACaaggaaaatttaaagaagagaaatgatGAACTTCAAATGATTTTAGCAGAAAGTGAAAAGGAGGAATTTGAGAAGGCTAATATCAAAGCAAAAGTTAGTTATCCAATTTCTGGTGTAGATTCAATGCTCGAAGTTCTCAAGTGCTTGAAGAATTGTGGAACCAAAGCAAATGCCATACAATCAAGTTTTTCTCAGCAAGAATTCTCCACTATGATTGAAATAGAAACTAAG AGTGGAGCAGCAGAACTGGAAAAAGTAGTGCAAAATACTCTACTTGAAGCTGAAAGGAACTTTCGTGCCCATTGGCAGCCAATGACCATGTAA